One segment of Brassica napus cultivar Da-Ae chromosome C3, Da-Ae, whole genome shotgun sequence DNA contains the following:
- the LOC106360428 gene encoding probable histone H2A variant 3 isoform X4, with protein MSGKGAKGLIMGKPSGNEKDKDKKKQPITRSARAGLQFPVGRVHRLLKTRSTAHGRVGATAAVYTAAILEYLTAEVLELAGNASKDLKVKRISPRHLQLAIRGDEELDTLIKGTIAGGGVIPHIHKSLINKSAKE; from the exons ATGTCGGGAAAAGGAGCAAAGGGTTTGATAATGGGGAAACCCAGTGGTAACGAGAAGGACAAGGACAAGAAGAAACAACCCATCACCCGTTCTGCTCGAGCTGGTCTTCAA TTCCCTGTAGGTAGGGTGCATCGACTGTTGAAGACTAGGTCCACCGCTCACGGAAGAGTTGGAGCAACTGCAGCTGTTTACACGGCGGCGATACTTGAGTATCTGACTGCAGAAGTTCTGGAGTTGGCTGGTAACGCGAGCAAGGACCTGAAGGTGAAACGTATCTCCCCCAGGCACTTGCAGCTCGCTATTCGTGGAGATGAAGAGCTGGATACTCTCATCAAAGGAACTATAGCTGGCGGTGGTGTCATCCCTCACATCCACAAGTCTCTCATCAACAAATCCGCCAAGGAATAG
- the LOC106360428 gene encoding probable histone H2A variant 3 isoform X3 produces the protein MLKQLKFRLNEATPYVFILRFLKAAQSNKKFCQLQQLSFYLIELRISHLCSMLHFTYDSSLDRAPKQPYPLQCLPNELFVSSVAIYVLPLSLRAKSEAFSGKMSGKGAKGLIMGKPSGNEKDKDKKKQPITRSARAGLQFPVGRVHRLLKTRSTAHGRVGATAAVYTAAILEYLTAEVLELAGNASKDLKVKRISPRHLQLAIRGDEELDTLIKGTIAGGGVIPHIHKSLINKSAKE, from the exons ATGCTCAAACAGTTAAAGTTCCGTTTGAATGAAGCGACCCCTTACGTTTTCATTTTGAGGTTCCTAAAAGCTGctcaatcaaacaagaag ttttgtcagcttcaacaacTCTCCTTCTACCTAATAGAGCTGCGCATCAGCCATCTATGTAGCATGCTGCACTTTACATATGACTCCAGTTTGGACCGCGCTCCTAAACAGCCATACCCACTACAATGTCTCCCAAATGAA CTCTTCGTCTCCTCTGTTGCGATCTACGtgctccctctctctctccgagCAAAGTCTGAAGCTTTTAGCGGGAAAATGTCGGGAAAAGGAGCAAAGGGTTTGATAATGGGGAAACCCAGTGGTAACGAGAAGGACAAGGACAAGAAGAAACAACCCATCACCCGTTCTGCTCGAGCTGGTCTTCAA TTCCCTGTAGGTAGGGTGCATCGACTGTTGAAGACTAGGTCCACCGCTCACGGAAGAGTTGGAGCAACTGCAGCTGTTTACACGGCGGCGATACTTGAGTATCTGACTGCAGAAGTTCTGGAGTTGGCTGGTAACGCGAGCAAGGACCTGAAGGTGAAACGTATCTCCCCCAGGCACTTGCAGCTCGCTATTCGTGGAGATGAAGAGCTGGATACTCTCATCAAAGGAACTATAGCTGGCGGTGGTGTCATCCCTCACATCCACAAGTCTCTCATCAACAAATCCGCCAAGGAATAG
- the LOC106360428 gene encoding probable histone H2A variant 3 isoform X2: protein MTSRFGRQRSKLCEAQERIMLKQLKFRLNEATPYVFILRFLKAAQSNKKFCQLQQLSFYLIELRISHLCSMLHFTYDSSLDRAPKQPYPLQCLPNELFVSSVAIYVLPLSLRAKSEAFSGKMSGKGAKGLIMGKPSGNEKDKDKKKQPITRSARAGLQFPVGRVHRLLKTRSTAHGRVGATAAVYTAAILEYLTAEVLELAGNASKDLKVKRISPRHLQLAIRGDEELDTLIKGTIAGGGVIPHIHKSLINKSAKE from the exons ATGACATCAAGGTTTGGAAGACAAAGATCAAAACTTTGTGAAG CTCAG gAGAGGATTATGCTCAAACAGTTAAAGTTCCGTTTGAATGAAGCGACCCCTTACGTTTTCATTTTGAGGTTCCTAAAAGCTGctcaatcaaacaagaag ttttgtcagcttcaacaacTCTCCTTCTACCTAATAGAGCTGCGCATCAGCCATCTATGTAGCATGCTGCACTTTACATATGACTCCAGTTTGGACCGCGCTCCTAAACAGCCATACCCACTACAATGTCTCCCAAATGAA CTCTTCGTCTCCTCTGTTGCGATCTACGtgctccctctctctctccgagCAAAGTCTGAAGCTTTTAGCGGGAAAATGTCGGGAAAAGGAGCAAAGGGTTTGATAATGGGGAAACCCAGTGGTAACGAGAAGGACAAGGACAAGAAGAAACAACCCATCACCCGTTCTGCTCGAGCTGGTCTTCAA TTCCCTGTAGGTAGGGTGCATCGACTGTTGAAGACTAGGTCCACCGCTCACGGAAGAGTTGGAGCAACTGCAGCTGTTTACACGGCGGCGATACTTGAGTATCTGACTGCAGAAGTTCTGGAGTTGGCTGGTAACGCGAGCAAGGACCTGAAGGTGAAACGTATCTCCCCCAGGCACTTGCAGCTCGCTATTCGTGGAGATGAAGAGCTGGATACTCTCATCAAAGGAACTATAGCTGGCGGTGGTGTCATCCCTCACATCCACAAGTCTCTCATCAACAAATCCGCCAAGGAATAG
- the LOC106360428 gene encoding probable histone H2A variant 3 isoform X1, whose translation MTSRFGRQRSKLCEAFSVSPLSAQERIMLKQLKFRLNEATPYVFILRFLKAAQSNKKFCQLQQLSFYLIELRISHLCSMLHFTYDSSLDRAPKQPYPLQCLPNELFVSSVAIYVLPLSLRAKSEAFSGKMSGKGAKGLIMGKPSGNEKDKDKKKQPITRSARAGLQFPVGRVHRLLKTRSTAHGRVGATAAVYTAAILEYLTAEVLELAGNASKDLKVKRISPRHLQLAIRGDEELDTLIKGTIAGGGVIPHIHKSLINKSAKE comes from the exons ATGACATCAAGGTTTGGAAGACAAAGATCAAAACTTTGTGAAG CTTTCTCTGTGTCTCCTCTCTCAGCTCAG gAGAGGATTATGCTCAAACAGTTAAAGTTCCGTTTGAATGAAGCGACCCCTTACGTTTTCATTTTGAGGTTCCTAAAAGCTGctcaatcaaacaagaag ttttgtcagcttcaacaacTCTCCTTCTACCTAATAGAGCTGCGCATCAGCCATCTATGTAGCATGCTGCACTTTACATATGACTCCAGTTTGGACCGCGCTCCTAAACAGCCATACCCACTACAATGTCTCCCAAATGAA CTCTTCGTCTCCTCTGTTGCGATCTACGtgctccctctctctctccgagCAAAGTCTGAAGCTTTTAGCGGGAAAATGTCGGGAAAAGGAGCAAAGGGTTTGATAATGGGGAAACCCAGTGGTAACGAGAAGGACAAGGACAAGAAGAAACAACCCATCACCCGTTCTGCTCGAGCTGGTCTTCAA TTCCCTGTAGGTAGGGTGCATCGACTGTTGAAGACTAGGTCCACCGCTCACGGAAGAGTTGGAGCAACTGCAGCTGTTTACACGGCGGCGATACTTGAGTATCTGACTGCAGAAGTTCTGGAGTTGGCTGGTAACGCGAGCAAGGACCTGAAGGTGAAACGTATCTCCCCCAGGCACTTGCAGCTCGCTATTCGTGGAGATGAAGAGCTGGATACTCTCATCAAAGGAACTATAGCTGGCGGTGGTGTCATCCCTCACATCCACAAGTCTCTCATCAACAAATCCGCCAAGGAATAG